One stretch of Mangifera indica cultivar Alphonso chromosome 9, CATAS_Mindica_2.1, whole genome shotgun sequence DNA includes these proteins:
- the LOC123226559 gene encoding ABSCISIC ACID-INSENSITIVE 5-like protein 2 yields the protein MGAHTMGSEGVAAQGAKLQSLTRQGSLYSLTLNEIQTQLGDMGKPLGSMNLDELLKSVGTAEANPVRETTIDNVCGVAPGSLLHRQGSLTLSRNLSKKTVDEVWKDINQKSENYQERKAQERQATLGEITLEDFLIKAGVAAESIDTVEKNAGYICEIDHRQNIAQNGQWMQYQLPSAQPQPHQNLTAVLVPNHPMQQSLPVIANPNSDAVYPESQVTMSPSALIGTLSDTQATGRKRVAAGDVAEKTVERKQKRMIKNRESAARSRARKQAYTHELEIKVSQLEEENERLRKHRAAEFLQYAPPPEPKHQLRRTISAPF from the exons ATGGGGGCACATACAATGGGATCTGAAGGTGTTGCAGCTCAAGGAGCAAAGTTGCAGTCTTTGACCAGACAAGGCTCATTGTATAGCCTCACGCTCAATGAGATTCAAACCCAGTTGGGGGATATGGGAAAACCACTGGGAAGTATGAATCTTGATGAGCTTCTCAAGAGTGTCGGCACTGCTGAAGCTAATCCGGTTAGAGAAACCACCATTGACAATGTCTGTGGCGTTGCCCCAGGCTCGTTGCTGCATAGGCAGGGGAGCCTAACATTGTCCAGGAATCTTAGCAAGAAGACTGTTGACGAGGTGTGGAAAGATATTAATCAGAAGAGTGAAAATTATCAGGAGAGAAAAGCTCAGGAAAGACAGGCTACTCTTGGTGAGATAACACTCGAGGACTTCTTGATAAAAGCTGGTGTGGCTGCTGAATCTATTGATACAGTTGAAAAGAATGCTGGCTATATATGCGAGATTGATCACCGGCAAAATATTGCTCAAAATGGTCAATGGATGCAGTACCAACTCCCTTCAGCGCAGCCGCAGCCACATCAGAATCTTACGGCTGTTCTTGTGCCAAACCACCCTATGCAGCAATCTCTTCCTGTCATTGCTAATCCAAATTCAGACGCAGTGTATCCTGAAAGCCAAGTGACCATGTCACCATCCGCTTTGATAGGTACACTATCTGATACACAAGCAACAGGGAGGAAAAGGGTTGCTGCTGGAGATGTTGCTGAAAAGACTGTGGAAAGGAAGCAGAAAAGAATGATTAAAAATAGGGAGTCTGCAGCCAGATCACGAGCAAGGAAGCAG GCCTATACTCATGAGTTAGAGATCAAGGTCTCACAACTAGAGGAGGAAAATGAAAGACTCAGAAAGCACAGG GCAGCGGAGTTCTTACAATATGCACCACCTCCGGAGCCCAAACACCAGCTCCGGCGAACAATCTCAGCCCCTTTCTGA
- the LOC123226561 gene encoding probable U3 small nucleolar RNA-associated protein 11, giving the protein MSSLKNAIPRRAHKERAQPHSRKRFGLLEKHKDYVVRAKAYHQKEETLRGLKEKAAFRNPDEFYFKMIKTKTIDGVHRPESEANKYTQEELMLMKTQDIGYILQKLQSEKNKIEKLTTMLHSLDNNPTNKHVYYAEDREEAKQIKSQLERKDIVPASVDIPDHIKRKTAASYRELEGRRSRVQELEKIYMDMALQKELQKKGRKRKLREDEIVSPTSRPVYKWRTERKR; this is encoded by the exons ATGTCATCGCTTAAGAATGCAATTCCTCGACGGGCTCATAAGGAGCGAGCTCAACC GCATTCGAGGAAGAGGTTTGGGCTTCTTGAGAAGCATAAGGATTATGTTGTTCGTGCTAAAGCTTATCACCAGAAAGAAGAGACTCTACGG GGACTCAAAGAGAAAGCGGCTTTTAGGAATCCAGATGAATTTTACTTTAAGATGATCAAAACAAAAACTATTGATGGAGTTCATAGACCAGA GAGTGAGGCAAACAAGTACACTCAAGAAGAATTAATGTTGATGAAGACCCAAGATATAGGATATATTCTTCAGAAGTtacaaagtgaaaaaaat aaaattgaaaaattaactaCCATGTTGCACTCTTTGGATAATAATCCCACAAACAAACATGTTTACTATGCTGAAGACAG GGAAGAGGCTAAACAAATAAAGTCTCAATTGGAAAGGAAGGATATTGTGCCTGCGTCTGTGGACATTCCTGATCATATCAAGAG GAAGACTGCTGCTTCCTACAGAGAACTAGAAGGGAGGAGAAGTCGAGTACAGGaattggaaaaaatatatatggatATGGCATTGCAGAAGGAATTACAG AAGAAGGGTCGGAAACGCAAGCTCCGTGAGGATGAGATTGTATCCCCAACATCGAGACCAGTATACAAGTGGCGGACAGAAAGAAAAAGGTGA